The following proteins are co-located in the Carassius carassius chromosome 39, fCarCar2.1, whole genome shotgun sequence genome:
- the irf3 gene encoding interferon regulatory factor 3 has translation MAQPKPLFMPWLNEQIQSGRYPGVCWINKEQRQFSIPWKHASRQDSNSDDVLIFKAWAQTSVAGDGRINGDPSVWKRNFRSALRVKGFKVIFDNKNDGANPHKVYQFPSEPHSAASGSEGSQETDFSPELCVEESDMFITHPPQGLEQDFTGLNLQESPSQVHEVWNPDQIYLGLEEQILFQEPNPCPESQYNEFHYQILDTREQFPSAEGAVGGLGQIPASEGATAAGHHPPEYQPEGEGEGHQATVPVISLETFFQIKVFYKGKMVKEELVENAAGFRLMYQGNMDESMGSADLPVVTLPVPEGILDQIQAKHTNDILNNLGGLEIRRLDGVVCGHRWGSSRIYWGPSKHENGQRPRELAKNTPEAVYYFKDYISGLMAFMQTNCESPSYALYFFLGEKWPDPKMKPWEKKLIMIEVILTSLEQLKMIALANGASSLQSVELQLSLEQMMELC, from the exons ATGGCCCAACCAAAACCACTCTTCATGCCCTGGTTGAATGAACAAATCCAGAGTGGACGTTATCCCGGGGTGTGTTGGATCAATAAAGAACAAAGACAGTTCAGCATTCCATGGAAGCACGCTTCAAGACAGGACTCCAACAGTGATGATGTCCTCATATTCAAG GCGTGGGCTCAGACGAGCGTCGCTGGAGATGGCAGGATCAACGGAGATCCCTCTGTTTGGAAGAGAAACTTCCGTAGCGCTCTTCGTGTTAAAGGCTTCAAGGTTATATTTGACAACAAGAACGATGGCGCTAATCCACATAAAGTCTATCAGTTTCCATCTGAACCTCATTCTGCGG CTTCAGGATCCGAGGGCTCTCAAGAGACTGAT ttTTCACCAGAACTGTGTGTTGAGGAGAGCGACATGTTCATTA cACATCCACCTCAAGGTTTGGAGCAAGATTTCACGGGACTAAATCTTCAGGAAAGTCCCTCACAAG TTCATGAAGTCTGGAATCCAGATCAGATATATCTGGGGCTTGAAGAACAAATACTCTTTCAGGAACCCAATCCATGTCCAGAATCCCAGTATAATGAGTTCCATTACCAAATATTGGACACTCGTGAACAGTTTCCTTCAGCTGAGGGTGCAGTCGGTGGTTTGGGGCAGATTCCGGCGTCTGAGGGGGCGACGGCTGCGGGTCATCATCCCCCAGAATATCAACCAGAGGGCGAAGGAGAGGGTCATCAGGCTACCGTTCCTGTGATATCACTGG AGACTTTTTTTCAGATAAAGGTTTTTTACAAAGGGAAGATGGTGAAAGAAGAGTTGGTGGAGAATGCCGCTGGTTTCAGACTGATGTATCAGGGAAACAT GGACGAATCCATGGGCAGTGCTGATCTTCCAGTGGTCACACTACCTGTTCCTGAAGGTATTCTGGATCAGATCCAGGCCAAGCATACGAACGACATTCTGAATAATCTGGGTGGTCTGGAGATTAGGAGATTGGACGGCGTGGTCTGTGGTCACCGTTGGGGATCAAGCAGGATCTATTGGGGTCCAAGCAAACATGAAAATGGCCAAAGACCCAGAGAGCTCGCCAAAAACACACCTGAAGCCGTCTACTACTTCAAAGATTACATATCAG GTTTGATGGCCTTTATGCAGACAAACTGCGAATCTCCTTCTTACGCTCTTTACTTCTTTCTGGGAGAGAAGTGGCCCGACCCCAAAATGAAGCCTTGGGAGAAGAAACTCATCATGATTGAG